Proteins found in one Candidatus Tisiphia endosymbiont of Beris chalybata genomic segment:
- a CDS encoding alpha/beta hydrolase, which yields MAEVFFNGPAGRIEGRYTKSKDPKAPVALVLHPHPLYGGTMNNKVVYNIYKTLADAGFTVLRINFRGIGRSQGEFDHGIGEMTDAATALDWLQLNNPTSSMNLIAGFSFGSWIAMQLIMRRPEIHNFIAISPPVNKYDFTFLSQCPISGFIIQGDKDSIVSEEAVLELAHKLSKQKHITVDYKIIQGADHFFRNKIDEFILAIHDYIKLRLLNTQGITLREGPLNQEKSLNKNLQKVFLE from the coding sequence ATGGCTGAAGTTTTTTTTAATGGTCCTGCTGGGCGAATTGAAGGACGTTATACTAAATCTAAAGACCCCAAAGCACCAGTTGCCTTAGTTTTACACCCCCACCCCCTTTACGGTGGTACAATGAATAATAAGGTAGTTTATAATATTTATAAAACATTGGCAGATGCTGGTTTTACGGTGCTAAGAATTAATTTTCGGGGGATAGGGAGATCCCAAGGAGAATTTGATCATGGTATTGGAGAAATGACAGATGCGGCCACCGCCCTAGATTGGTTACAGCTCAATAATCCTACTAGCAGTATGAATTTAATAGCCGGTTTTTCTTTTGGTTCATGGATAGCTATGCAACTAATTATGAGACGCCCAGAAATCCATAATTTTATTGCTATATCACCGCCAGTAAATAAATATGATTTTACTTTCTTATCTCAATGTCCTATTTCGGGGTTTATAATACAAGGTGATAAAGATAGTATAGTTTCAGAAGAAGCAGTCCTTGAACTAGCCCATAAATTATCTAAGCAAAAACATATCACAGTAGATTATAAAATAATTCAGGGGGCTGACCACTTCTTCCGTAATAAAATTGATGAATTTATATTGGCAATTCATGACTATATAAAGTTAAGATTATTAAATACGCAAGGAATAACCTTAAGAGAAGGGCCTCTTAACCAAGAAAAATCATTAAACAAAAATCTTCAGAAAGTTTTCTTAGAATAA